One Triticum dicoccoides isolate Atlit2015 ecotype Zavitan chromosome 5B, WEW_v2.0, whole genome shotgun sequence genomic window carries:
- the LOC119306353 gene encoding uncharacterized protein LOC119306353 — MAKLMCLCLIILAIAVAVSADECEGDRQDMIKQCGQYTKWPAEPKLDPSNVCCAVWQKANIPCLCVGLTKEKEKIWCMEKVGYVANFCKKPFSHGYKCGSYTFPPLA; from the exons ATGGCGAAACTCATGTGCTTATGTCTCATCATCCTCGCCATTGCGGTGGCCGTGTCGGCCGATGAATGTGAGGGTGACCGACAGGACATGATCAAGCAGTGCGGCCAGTACACGAAATGGCCAGCAGAGCCAAAGCTAGACCCATCAAACGTGTGTTGTGCTGTGTGGCAGAAGGCGAACATCCCATGCCTTTGTGTCGGCCTCACCAAGGAGAAAGAGAAGATATGGTGTATGGAGAAGGTCGGCTATGTTGCCAATTTCTGCAAGAAGCCATTCTCACATGGCTACAAGTGCGGAA GTTACACTTTCCCTCCTCTGGCGTAG